One window of Rhizobium leguminosarum genomic DNA carries:
- a CDS encoding penicillin-binding protein 1A, whose translation MVRLFGYFFGMACVLFLVAAAGVAIYLANVAKDLPDYAVLNSYAPPVTTRVHAGNGALMAEYAKEKRLFLPIQAVPDRVKAAFLSAEDKNFYNHPGVDLTGLGRAILVNLQNFGSGRRPVGASTITQQVAKNFLLSSDQTIDRKIKEAILSFRIEQAYSKDKILELYLNEIFFGMNSYGIAGAALTYFNKSVTELTVAEAAYLASLPKGPANYHPFRHPEAALERRNWVIDRMVENGYVSQSDGAEAKKQPLGVTARTTGPSLFASDYFAEAVRRQLIDQYGEKVLYEGGLSVRTSLDPQLQLTARKALQDGLVTYDERRGFHGPIKQIDASGDWGKALADIPSLSDVPEWRLAVVLAVSDSNVDIGLQPAKDGSGKVSADRQRGTIEAKNMQWAFRSADGARKTAKSPVGAVAPGDVVYVAKLGDDASTSYRLQQPPKVQGGLVAMDPKTGRVLAMVGGFSYSQSEFNRATQAMRQPGSSFKPFVYAAAMDNGYTPASVIMDAPIEIVSGGQVWKPENYGGEVGGPSTLRSGIEHSRNLMTVRLANDLGMNIVAEYAERFGIYDHMLPVLSMSLGAGDTTVLRMVSAYSVIANGGKQIKPTLIDRIQDRYGKTIFKHEERLCEGCNAGDWQNQEEPNVVDNRETVLDPMTAYQITSMMQGVIQRGTAAGKVDLGGRDVAGKTGTTNDEKDAWFVGFTPDLVAGLYMGFDTPAPLGRGGTGGVLSAPIFNEFMQAAVKDAPESKFVIPPGMNLISIDRKTGMAAVDGDPNTIIEAFKPGTGPADSFSVIGMDSTMAPEEILKTSPQANQAVQTGTPGLF comes from the coding sequence ATGGTTAGACTTTTTGGATATTTCTTCGGAATGGCCTGCGTCCTGTTTCTGGTCGCGGCGGCGGGTGTTGCCATCTATCTCGCCAACGTCGCGAAGGATCTCCCGGACTATGCCGTTCTGAACAGCTATGCGCCGCCGGTGACCACCCGCGTCCATGCCGGCAATGGCGCTCTGATGGCCGAATATGCCAAGGAAAAGCGTCTCTTCCTGCCGATCCAGGCCGTCCCCGACCGCGTGAAAGCCGCTTTCCTGTCGGCCGAAGACAAGAATTTCTACAATCATCCGGGCGTCGATCTCACCGGTCTCGGCCGCGCAATCCTCGTCAACCTGCAGAATTTCGGTTCCGGCCGCCGCCCGGTCGGTGCATCCACCATCACCCAGCAGGTGGCCAAGAACTTCCTTTTGAGCTCTGACCAGACGATCGACCGCAAGATCAAGGAAGCGATCCTGTCCTTCCGTATCGAGCAGGCCTACAGCAAGGACAAGATCCTCGAACTCTACCTGAACGAGATCTTCTTCGGTATGAATTCCTACGGCATCGCCGGCGCCGCGCTCACCTATTTCAACAAATCCGTCACCGAACTGACCGTTGCCGAAGCCGCCTATCTGGCATCGTTGCCGAAAGGTCCGGCCAATTATCATCCTTTCCGCCATCCCGAGGCAGCGCTCGAACGCCGCAACTGGGTGATCGACCGCATGGTCGAGAACGGCTATGTCAGCCAGAGCGACGGCGCGGAAGCCAAGAAGCAGCCGCTCGGCGTCACCGCCCGCACGACCGGCCCCTCGCTCTTTGCCTCGGACTATTTCGCGGAAGCCGTGCGCCGCCAGCTGATCGACCAATATGGCGAGAAGGTTCTCTATGAGGGCGGCCTTTCGGTGCGTACGTCGCTCGATCCGCAGCTGCAGCTCACAGCCCGCAAGGCGCTGCAGGATGGTCTGGTGACCTACGACGAGCGCCGCGGTTTCCACGGCCCGATCAAGCAGATCGACGCAAGCGGTGACTGGGGCAAGGCGCTTGCCGATATTCCCTCCCTCTCCGACGTGCCGGAATGGCGGCTCGCCGTCGTGCTTGCGGTGTCCGACAGCAACGTCGATATCGGCCTGCAGCCGGCCAAGGATGGAAGCGGCAAGGTTTCAGCCGACCGTCAACGCGGCACCATTGAAGCCAAGAACATGCAGTGGGCCTTCCGTTCGGCAGACGGCGCCCGCAAGACCGCGAAATCGCCGGTCGGCGCCGTAGCTCCTGGTGACGTCGTTTATGTCGCAAAACTCGGCGATGACGCCTCGACCTCCTATCGCCTGCAGCAGCCGCCGAAGGTGCAGGGCGGCCTGGTCGCCATGGATCCGAAGACCGGCCGCGTGCTCGCCATGGTCGGCGGCTTCTCCTACTCCCAGTCCGAATTCAACCGCGCCACCCAGGCGATGCGCCAGCCGGGTTCCTCGTTCAAGCCCTTCGTCTACGCGGCGGCAATGGACAACGGCTATACACCGGCTTCCGTCATCATGGATGCGCCGATCGAAATCGTCTCCGGCGGCCAGGTCTGGAAGCCGGAAAACTACGGCGGCGAAGTCGGCGGCCCGTCGACGCTGCGCTCGGGCATCGAGCATTCGCGCAACCTGATGACGGTGCGCCTCGCCAACGATCTCGGCATGAACATCGTCGCTGAATATGCCGAGCGCTTCGGTATCTACGATCACATGCTGCCGGTTCTCTCCATGTCGCTCGGCGCCGGCGACACGACGGTGCTGCGCATGGTCTCTGCCTATTCGGTGATCGCCAATGGCGGCAAGCAGATCAAGCCGACATTGATCGACCGCATCCAGGACCGCTACGGCAAGACGATCTTCAAGCATGAGGAGCGTCTGTGCGAGGGCTGCAATGCCGGCGACTGGCAGAACCAGGAAGAGCCGAATGTCGTCGACAACCGCGAAACCGTTCTCGACCCGATGACCGCCTACCAGATCACCTCGATGATGCAGGGCGTCATCCAGCGCGGCACGGCCGCCGGCAAGGTCGATCTCGGCGGTCGCGACGTCGCCGGCAAGACCGGCACCACCAATGACGAGAAGGATGCCTGGTTCGTCGGCTTCACGCCGGATCTGGTCGCCGGTCTCTATATGGGCTTCGATACACCGGCCCCACTCGGCCGCGGCGGCACCGGCGGCGTTCTCTCCGCCCCGATCTTCAACGAATTCATGCAGGCTGCCGTCAAGGATGCGCCGGAATCCAAATTCGTCATCCCGCCGGGCATGAACCTGATTTCGATCGACCGTAAGACCGGCATGGCTGCCGTCGACGGCGATCCGAACACCATCATCGAGGCCTTCAAGCCCGGCACCGGCCCGGCCGACAGCTTCTCCGTCATCGGCATGGACAGCACCATGGCGCCGGAAGAGATCCTGAAGACCTCACCGCAGGCGAACCAGGCTGTCCAGACCGGCACGCCCGGCCTGTTCTGA
- a CDS encoding N-acetylmuramoyl-L-alanine amidase, which translates to MFKRARIAAKSPVRRSTFARLVLTALLAVSFLPAVVGSVEAGDPLLAYGARIVGDDARTRIVIDFDREPRFSVHYIANPERIVIDLPATAFGFPAKDLAARGLFKDIRYGKMDEERARIVLTTAGPVKLALAKVQADEAGKGHRLVLDAEMIDKQAFAELVKSQSWSDRTSNDGSEATETTSAIPAPEKAAPGDFVIAVDAGHGGIDTGAIGVDTKTEEKQVTLAFAKALTDRLNKEPGIKAFLTREDDEFLSLSQRVLIARQNHAGLFISLHADTLKQKDIRGATVYTISDKASDKLAADLAERENLSDQIAGKETVAEPPEVADILLDLTRRETQAFSISLAESVLNSFKDQVGTINNPHRHAGFRVLQAPDVPSILLEIGFLSNAEDEKLLLDESWRGKIVGLLTDAVKRYRAGVMANGG; encoded by the coding sequence TTGTTTAAGAGGGCTCGGATCGCGGCGAAATCCCCAGTGCGGCGATCGACATTCGCCCGGTTGGTTCTGACAGCGCTTCTGGCGGTGAGTTTCCTGCCGGCCGTTGTTGGTTCCGTCGAGGCTGGGGATCCGCTGCTTGCCTATGGCGCGCGTATTGTCGGCGACGATGCAAGAACCCGTATCGTCATCGATTTCGATCGCGAACCGCGCTTCTCCGTCCACTATATCGCCAATCCAGAACGCATCGTCATCGATCTGCCGGCGACCGCCTTCGGTTTTCCGGCCAAGGATCTCGCTGCCCGCGGCCTGTTCAAGGATATCCGTTACGGCAAGATGGACGAGGAGCGCGCCCGCATCGTTCTGACGACGGCAGGGCCGGTGAAGCTGGCGCTCGCCAAGGTGCAGGCCGACGAGGCCGGCAAGGGACATCGGCTCGTGCTCGATGCCGAGATGATCGACAAGCAAGCCTTCGCCGAACTGGTCAAGAGCCAATCCTGGAGCGATAGGACCTCGAACGATGGGAGCGAGGCGACGGAGACGACGAGCGCCATTCCGGCACCTGAGAAAGCCGCCCCCGGCGATTTCGTCATCGCCGTCGACGCCGGCCATGGCGGCATCGATACCGGCGCGATCGGCGTCGACACCAAGACCGAGGAAAAGCAGGTGACGCTTGCCTTCGCCAAGGCCTTGACCGACCGGCTGAACAAGGAGCCGGGCATCAAGGCTTTCCTGACGCGCGAGGACGACGAGTTCCTGTCGCTGTCGCAGCGTGTGCTGATCGCCCGTCAGAACCATGCCGGGCTGTTCATTTCGCTGCATGCCGACACGCTGAAGCAGAAGGATATTCGCGGCGCCACCGTCTACACGATCTCCGACAAGGCATCCGACAAGCTCGCCGCCGATCTTGCCGAACGTGAAAACCTCTCCGACCAGATCGCCGGCAAGGAAACGGTCGCCGAGCCGCCCGAGGTCGCCGATATCCTGCTCGATCTGACACGGCGCGAAACCCAGGCCTTCTCGATCTCGCTGGCCGAAAGCGTGCTGAATTCTTTCAAGGATCAGGTCGGCACCATCAACAATCCGCACCGTCATGCCGGTTTCCGCGTGCTGCAGGCCCCTGACGTGCCGTCGATCCTTCTCGAAATCGGCTTCCTCTCGAATGCCGAGGACGAGAAACTGCTGCTCGACGAGAGCTGGCGCGGCAAGATCGTCGGTCTCTTGACCGACGCGGTGAAGCGATACCGCGCCGGCGTGATGGCGAACGGCGGCTAA